Proteins co-encoded in one Oreochromis aureus strain Israel breed Guangdong linkage group 3, ZZ_aureus, whole genome shotgun sequence genomic window:
- the si:dkey-106g10.7 gene encoding uncharacterized protein C11orf95 homolog isoform X1 translates to MEEKGAGQREPVKLRCAYQPELLSLITSGQEETTQEESELVEDGLANGHGEVESESGVVTPVRSPGTSYWSITESPDHPLLLSLAPGPSGAKPRVQRASRPGLSRIPGRDHRRYYHEYWRSEYLMDFDPQRHGMICMVCGSSLATLKLSTIKRHIRQKHPDSLLWSAADKEVIRSGWESHLSLGGGQKLYSPASGPSLQGEEDTRHSGQQTGAETADPVTAEEQTQQPISLTPCSVEGEAPQPKEEEQYLPEPSAQILERYLNDSLHAWFRQEFLMEYESHAGRLLCMVCGAVLPSLHLDHIKSHLLDTHPNSLVYSSEEKHCILQAWTQTHAEEAEHSNKSETNTKDGAVGLFSEDVETIQINTDVYTEGDGTLTQDTCLIGEDGGVGVPQQALQPFRQPKKRRLHGGDPWRLRLDYLVAYGPQGQGMFCMVCSQVLHETKVSSFRRHIQECHPETTTLSRQEREAMAAAWTKDYPSEGMQIQDEINPSEVDVLSTAGETNEDASPDVKIPSKQVIKEEGVGEGKGKSKDGGAANTPSRHGHYPGKDQRRNYQVRWRTDYLMDYDCRRHGLICMVCGATLATLKVSTIKRHIQQVHPHSLYFSAVEKQQALQSYNQTALHFIHSDDCFSPRDHGHTELAPTSTHLDT, encoded by the exons ATGGAAGAGAAAGGAGCGGGGCAGAGGGAGCCCGTGAAGCTCCGCTGTGCCTATCAGCCGGAGCTGCTCTCATTAATAACAAGCGGGCAGGAGGAAACCACGCAGGAGGAGAGCGAGTTAGTAG AAGACGGCCTTGCCAATGGCCATGGAGAGGTGGAGTCAGAGAGCGGTGTGGTCACGCCTGTCAGGTCACCAGGCACCAGCTACTGGAGCATCACAGAGAGCCCAGAtcaccctctcctcctctccctggCCCCGGGGCCCTCTGGAGCCAAACCCAGGGTGCAGAGAGCCTCGCGTCCAGGCCTGAGCCGGATTCCAGGCCGTGACCACCGCCGGTACTACCACGAGTACTGGCGCAGCGAGTACCTGATGGACTTTGACCCCCAGAGGCACGGCATGATCTGCATGGTGTGCGGTAGTTCATTGGCCACTCTGAAGCTCAGCACTATCAAGAGGCACATCAGACAGAAGCACCCAGACTCCCTGCTGTGGAGCGCTGCCGACAAAGAGGTGATCCGCTCGGGGTGGGAGAGCCACCTTAGTTTGGGGGGAGGGCAGAAGTTATACAGCCCTGCTTCTGGACCCTCACTTCAGGGAGAAGAGGACACTCGGCACTCAGGTCAACAGACTGGAG CAGAAACTGCAGATCCTGTGACAGCCGAGGAGCAAACCCAGCAGCCCATCAGCCTGACTCCCTGCTCTGTGGAGGGTGAAGCCCCGCAGCCTAAAGAAGAGGAGCAGTACCTGCCCGAGCCGTCAGCGCAGATCTTGGAACGCTATCTGAATGACTCGCTGCATGCCTGGTTCCGTCAGGAGTTCTTGATGGAATATGAGTCTCATGCCGGTCGGCTGCTGTGCATGGTGTGTGGAGCGGTGCTGCCCTCGCTTCACCTGGACCACATAAAGAGCCACCTGCTGGACACCCACCCTAACTCACTGGTGTACAGCTCTGAGGAGAAGCACTGCATCCTTCAGGCCTGGACTCAGACTCACG CAGAAGAAGCGGAGCACTCAAACAAATCAGAGACCAACACCAAAGATGGCGCTGTGGGGCTCTTCTCTGAGGACGTGGAAACCATCCAGATCAACACTGACGTGTACACGGAGGGCGACGGCACTTTAACTCAGGACACTTGTCTTATTGGTGAAGACGGCGGTGTCGGAGTTCCCCAGCAGGCTCTGCAGCCCTTCCGGCAGCCTAAGAAGAGGAGGCTACACGGGGGCGACCCATGGCGGCTGCGTCTGGACTATCTGGTGGCCTACGGACCTCAAGGCCAGGGCATGTTCTGTATGGTGTGTTCTCAGGTCCTGCACGAAACCAAGGTTAGCAGCTTCCGCCGCCACATCCAGGAATGTCACCCAGAGACCACAACCCTGAGCCGACAGGAAAGGGAAGCCATGGCTGCAGCCTGGACCAAAGATTACCCCAGTGAAGGCATGCAGATACAAGATG aaatCAACCCCAGTGAAGTTGATGTCCTCAGTACCGCAGGAGAGACAAATGAAGATGCCTCCCCTGATGTCAAAATACCCAGCAAACAGGTGATAAAGGAGGAAGGTGTGGGCGAAGGCAAGGGCAAATCAAAGGATGGCGGCGCTGCAAACACACCTTCTCGTCATGGTCATTACCCCGGGAAGGACCAGAGGAGGAACTACCAGGTGCGCTGGCGGACGGATTACTTGATGGATTACGACTGTAGGAGGCACGGGCTGATCTGCATGGTGTGTGGAGCCACTCTGGCCACACTGAAGGTCAGCACTATTAAAAGGCATATTCAGCAGGTCCACCCTCACTCGCTGTATTTCAGCGCAGTGGAAAAGCAGCAGGCCCTGCAGAGCTACAACCAGACTGCCCTGCATTTCATCCATTCTGATGACTGCTTTTCACCCCGGGACCATGGACATACTGAGCTGGCCCCCACTTCAACACACTTGGACACTTAG
- the si:dkey-106g10.7 gene encoding uncharacterized protein C11orf95 homolog isoform X3: MEEKGAGQREPVKLRCAYQPELLSLITSGQEETTQEESELVDGLANGHGEVESESGVVTPVRSPGTSYWSITESPDHPLLLSLAPGPSGAKPRVQRASRPGLSRIPGRDHRRYYHEYWRSEYLMDFDPQRHGMICMVCGSSLATLKLSTIKRHIRQKHPDSLLWSAADKEVIRSGWESHLSLGGGQKLYSPASGPSLQGEEDTRHSGQQTGAETADPVTAEEQTQQPISLTPCSVEGEAPQPKEEEQYLPEPSAQILERYLNDSLHAWFRQEFLMEYESHAGRLLCMVCGAVLPSLHLDHIKSHLLDTHPNSLVYSSEEKHCILQAWTQTHAEEAEHSNKSETNTKDGAVGLFSEDVETIQINTDVYTEGDGTLTQDTCLIGEDGGVGVPQQALQPFRQPKKRRLHGGDPWRLRLDYLVAYGPQGQGMFCMVCSQVLHETKVSSFRRHIQECHPETTTLSRQEREAMAAAWTKDYPSEGMQIQDEINPSEVDVLSTAGETNEDASPDVKIPSKQVIKEEGVGEGKGKSKDGGAANTPSRHGHYPGKDQRRNYQVRWRTDYLMDYDCRRHGLICMVCGATLATLKVSTIKRHIQQVHPHSLYFSAVEKQQALQSYNQTALHFIHSDDCFSPRDHGHTELAPTSTHLDT, translated from the exons ATGGAAGAGAAAGGAGCGGGGCAGAGGGAGCCCGTGAAGCTCCGCTGTGCCTATCAGCCGGAGCTGCTCTCATTAATAACAAGCGGGCAGGAGGAAACCACGCAGGAGGAGAGCGAGTTAGTAG ACGGCCTTGCCAATGGCCATGGAGAGGTGGAGTCAGAGAGCGGTGTGGTCACGCCTGTCAGGTCACCAGGCACCAGCTACTGGAGCATCACAGAGAGCCCAGAtcaccctctcctcctctccctggCCCCGGGGCCCTCTGGAGCCAAACCCAGGGTGCAGAGAGCCTCGCGTCCAGGCCTGAGCCGGATTCCAGGCCGTGACCACCGCCGGTACTACCACGAGTACTGGCGCAGCGAGTACCTGATGGACTTTGACCCCCAGAGGCACGGCATGATCTGCATGGTGTGCGGTAGTTCATTGGCCACTCTGAAGCTCAGCACTATCAAGAGGCACATCAGACAGAAGCACCCAGACTCCCTGCTGTGGAGCGCTGCCGACAAAGAGGTGATCCGCTCGGGGTGGGAGAGCCACCTTAGTTTGGGGGGAGGGCAGAAGTTATACAGCCCTGCTTCTGGACCCTCACTTCAGGGAGAAGAGGACACTCGGCACTCAGGTCAACAGACTGGAG CAGAAACTGCAGATCCTGTGACAGCCGAGGAGCAAACCCAGCAGCCCATCAGCCTGACTCCCTGCTCTGTGGAGGGTGAAGCCCCGCAGCCTAAAGAAGAGGAGCAGTACCTGCCCGAGCCGTCAGCGCAGATCTTGGAACGCTATCTGAATGACTCGCTGCATGCCTGGTTCCGTCAGGAGTTCTTGATGGAATATGAGTCTCATGCCGGTCGGCTGCTGTGCATGGTGTGTGGAGCGGTGCTGCCCTCGCTTCACCTGGACCACATAAAGAGCCACCTGCTGGACACCCACCCTAACTCACTGGTGTACAGCTCTGAGGAGAAGCACTGCATCCTTCAGGCCTGGACTCAGACTCACG CAGAAGAAGCGGAGCACTCAAACAAATCAGAGACCAACACCAAAGATGGCGCTGTGGGGCTCTTCTCTGAGGACGTGGAAACCATCCAGATCAACACTGACGTGTACACGGAGGGCGACGGCACTTTAACTCAGGACACTTGTCTTATTGGTGAAGACGGCGGTGTCGGAGTTCCCCAGCAGGCTCTGCAGCCCTTCCGGCAGCCTAAGAAGAGGAGGCTACACGGGGGCGACCCATGGCGGCTGCGTCTGGACTATCTGGTGGCCTACGGACCTCAAGGCCAGGGCATGTTCTGTATGGTGTGTTCTCAGGTCCTGCACGAAACCAAGGTTAGCAGCTTCCGCCGCCACATCCAGGAATGTCACCCAGAGACCACAACCCTGAGCCGACAGGAAAGGGAAGCCATGGCTGCAGCCTGGACCAAAGATTACCCCAGTGAAGGCATGCAGATACAAGATG aaatCAACCCCAGTGAAGTTGATGTCCTCAGTACCGCAGGAGAGACAAATGAAGATGCCTCCCCTGATGTCAAAATACCCAGCAAACAGGTGATAAAGGAGGAAGGTGTGGGCGAAGGCAAGGGCAAATCAAAGGATGGCGGCGCTGCAAACACACCTTCTCGTCATGGTCATTACCCCGGGAAGGACCAGAGGAGGAACTACCAGGTGCGCTGGCGGACGGATTACTTGATGGATTACGACTGTAGGAGGCACGGGCTGATCTGCATGGTGTGTGGAGCCACTCTGGCCACACTGAAGGTCAGCACTATTAAAAGGCATATTCAGCAGGTCCACCCTCACTCGCTGTATTTCAGCGCAGTGGAAAAGCAGCAGGCCCTGCAGAGCTACAACCAGACTGCCCTGCATTTCATCCATTCTGATGACTGCTTTTCACCCCGGGACCATGGACATACTGAGCTGGCCCCCACTTCAACACACTTGGACACTTAG
- the si:dkey-106g10.7 gene encoding uncharacterized protein C11orf95 homolog isoform X2 — translation MEEKGAGQREPVKLRCAYQPELLSLITSGQEETTQEESELVEDGLANGHGEVESESGVVTPVRSPGTSYWSITESPDHPLLLSLAPGPSGAKPRVQRASRPGLSRIPGRDHRRYYHEYWRSEYLMDFDPQRHGMICMVCGSSLATLKLSTIKRHIRQKHPDSLLWSAADKEVIRSGWESHLSLGGGQKLYSPASGPSLQGEEDTRHSGQQTGETADPVTAEEQTQQPISLTPCSVEGEAPQPKEEEQYLPEPSAQILERYLNDSLHAWFRQEFLMEYESHAGRLLCMVCGAVLPSLHLDHIKSHLLDTHPNSLVYSSEEKHCILQAWTQTHAEEAEHSNKSETNTKDGAVGLFSEDVETIQINTDVYTEGDGTLTQDTCLIGEDGGVGVPQQALQPFRQPKKRRLHGGDPWRLRLDYLVAYGPQGQGMFCMVCSQVLHETKVSSFRRHIQECHPETTTLSRQEREAMAAAWTKDYPSEGMQIQDEINPSEVDVLSTAGETNEDASPDVKIPSKQVIKEEGVGEGKGKSKDGGAANTPSRHGHYPGKDQRRNYQVRWRTDYLMDYDCRRHGLICMVCGATLATLKVSTIKRHIQQVHPHSLYFSAVEKQQALQSYNQTALHFIHSDDCFSPRDHGHTELAPTSTHLDT, via the exons ATGGAAGAGAAAGGAGCGGGGCAGAGGGAGCCCGTGAAGCTCCGCTGTGCCTATCAGCCGGAGCTGCTCTCATTAATAACAAGCGGGCAGGAGGAAACCACGCAGGAGGAGAGCGAGTTAGTAG AAGACGGCCTTGCCAATGGCCATGGAGAGGTGGAGTCAGAGAGCGGTGTGGTCACGCCTGTCAGGTCACCAGGCACCAGCTACTGGAGCATCACAGAGAGCCCAGAtcaccctctcctcctctccctggCCCCGGGGCCCTCTGGAGCCAAACCCAGGGTGCAGAGAGCCTCGCGTCCAGGCCTGAGCCGGATTCCAGGCCGTGACCACCGCCGGTACTACCACGAGTACTGGCGCAGCGAGTACCTGATGGACTTTGACCCCCAGAGGCACGGCATGATCTGCATGGTGTGCGGTAGTTCATTGGCCACTCTGAAGCTCAGCACTATCAAGAGGCACATCAGACAGAAGCACCCAGACTCCCTGCTGTGGAGCGCTGCCGACAAAGAGGTGATCCGCTCGGGGTGGGAGAGCCACCTTAGTTTGGGGGGAGGGCAGAAGTTATACAGCCCTGCTTCTGGACCCTCACTTCAGGGAGAAGAGGACACTCGGCACTCAGGTCAACAGACTGGAG AAACTGCAGATCCTGTGACAGCCGAGGAGCAAACCCAGCAGCCCATCAGCCTGACTCCCTGCTCTGTGGAGGGTGAAGCCCCGCAGCCTAAAGAAGAGGAGCAGTACCTGCCCGAGCCGTCAGCGCAGATCTTGGAACGCTATCTGAATGACTCGCTGCATGCCTGGTTCCGTCAGGAGTTCTTGATGGAATATGAGTCTCATGCCGGTCGGCTGCTGTGCATGGTGTGTGGAGCGGTGCTGCCCTCGCTTCACCTGGACCACATAAAGAGCCACCTGCTGGACACCCACCCTAACTCACTGGTGTACAGCTCTGAGGAGAAGCACTGCATCCTTCAGGCCTGGACTCAGACTCACG CAGAAGAAGCGGAGCACTCAAACAAATCAGAGACCAACACCAAAGATGGCGCTGTGGGGCTCTTCTCTGAGGACGTGGAAACCATCCAGATCAACACTGACGTGTACACGGAGGGCGACGGCACTTTAACTCAGGACACTTGTCTTATTGGTGAAGACGGCGGTGTCGGAGTTCCCCAGCAGGCTCTGCAGCCCTTCCGGCAGCCTAAGAAGAGGAGGCTACACGGGGGCGACCCATGGCGGCTGCGTCTGGACTATCTGGTGGCCTACGGACCTCAAGGCCAGGGCATGTTCTGTATGGTGTGTTCTCAGGTCCTGCACGAAACCAAGGTTAGCAGCTTCCGCCGCCACATCCAGGAATGTCACCCAGAGACCACAACCCTGAGCCGACAGGAAAGGGAAGCCATGGCTGCAGCCTGGACCAAAGATTACCCCAGTGAAGGCATGCAGATACAAGATG aaatCAACCCCAGTGAAGTTGATGTCCTCAGTACCGCAGGAGAGACAAATGAAGATGCCTCCCCTGATGTCAAAATACCCAGCAAACAGGTGATAAAGGAGGAAGGTGTGGGCGAAGGCAAGGGCAAATCAAAGGATGGCGGCGCTGCAAACACACCTTCTCGTCATGGTCATTACCCCGGGAAGGACCAGAGGAGGAACTACCAGGTGCGCTGGCGGACGGATTACTTGATGGATTACGACTGTAGGAGGCACGGGCTGATCTGCATGGTGTGTGGAGCCACTCTGGCCACACTGAAGGTCAGCACTATTAAAAGGCATATTCAGCAGGTCCACCCTCACTCGCTGTATTTCAGCGCAGTGGAAAAGCAGCAGGCCCTGCAGAGCTACAACCAGACTGCCCTGCATTTCATCCATTCTGATGACTGCTTTTCACCCCGGGACCATGGACATACTGAGCTGGCCCCCACTTCAACACACTTGGACACTTAG